AAGAGGTAAGCCTTGTCAGGGGTTTTGAAGTGACGAAGGATGATATTGAAACGTCTCTTTCTTATTACGATGAGAGTATTGAAAACTTTGAATCTATTGGTGATCTTAAAGATGCCTTAGGCGAAGTTATTAAAGCAGATTTAAGTAATTTAGATGCCATTTATGAAGATTATAATCTAACTAATGAGAGCCTAATTAAACTATTGCATGAAAATGGCGAAGAACTAAACGATTATATCTTTATCTGGGACCTCGATGAAGCTGTTTATTTCTATGCAGAAGAGGGCGATTTTGAACGCGATCCAAACTTTGACAAAGAATTTGTCAATTATTTAGCCAAGGTTAGCAAAATAAGAGGATTTGAAGTAACAAAAGAAGATATCGAAGCGTCATTGGAACTCTATGATTTTAGCACGGAAGAATTCGAATCTGTCGATGAGCTTAGCGAATTCTTAGGTGACGTCATAAAGGCAGACCTAAGCAATTTAGATTATTTTAATGAGAATTATGGATTGGATAAACAAGCGTCGCTTCAATTATTGGAAGAAAATGGTGAAGATATTAACGATTATATATACATAGATAATCTTGAAGAAACTGTTTGGAACCTTACTGGTGGGGGGATGGATGGTGAAGTTGTCGAAGATCTCCTTCCTATTTTCGAGGAAGATCTCGGTTTAACGGAAGAGGAACTACAGAGGCTTGAAGACCACTTAATGTCTTTGGAAGAGCATCTTTCCAATCCGGAAACAGTCAAGCGACTTGAAGAATTGGGCAACCGCATGATGGCTTTCGAGGAATTTGATGTAGCAACCGAGCTTACAGCTGAACAGATAGCTGAAATGGCATCAATCTATGAAGAATTACTTTCCATCTTTAAGCTTAATGTATCCTATTCACTTGTGAAAAGTGGCTCGGAATCACCTGTATCACTTTTGGATCTAATGAAATTGGAAGAACTGAAGGGTGCTAACCTGAAAATATCAATATACTCTACTGATGGGAAGTTCTTGGCTGATCTTTTAATAACGGGTGAAATGGTCGATTCTGATACTCTTACCAATGCAGGCGGGCAAATAAAGGAATCTGCTAAAGAGGTGCAAAAGACCATTGAAAAGGCACCGGTTGCTAAACCAGTAAAACAAAAGATCAGCACTCATACTAAATCGGAACATCAAACTGTAAAAGGGGCTAAACTGCCAAATACCGCTTCCGATTATATCCCTAATGCCCTTTTAGGACTATGCATTGTCTTGTTAGGAAGCTTGATGTATCGAAAAATTAGGAAAGCTTAATATGAAACAATTAAAGAAAAGGCGGTTGCTTCTGCTTTCTTGTACAATTGCCATAATTTTATTTGGGGTTTGGTTTTCCACATCCAACATGTATAAGTTTGCAAAAGGCTACTTTCTTTACAAGACTCATACTCCAAGTAGCCAAGTGAATGAAACTGTACAGAAACCACCCAGTAGTGAGCCAATAAGTAAAAAAACAACAAAGAAAGAGCTATATCCTGTCCGTCCTAAAACTGGTGAAGAAATCGGGCAACTGTATATACCCAAACTAAAAGCCAAACTCCCTATTTTCCATGGCACAAACGAGGATGAATTGGAAAAAGGCGTTGGTCACTTTGCAGGAAGTGTACTACCAGGGGAAAATGACAATTCCGTTCTTTCCGGTCATAGAGATACGGTATTCCGTAAACTGGGGCAAGTTGGCGAAGGAGATTTGTTGATTGTAAGAACATCGGCAGGCGAGTTCACATACAAAGTCAACAAAGTTCGAATTGTGGATGAGGATGATCGAACCGTAATCGTACCAAAGCCACGGGCAACGCTAACCGTCAGTACCTGTTATCCCTTTGATTATATCGGGGCGGCACCTGAACGCTATATACTTGTCGCTTATTTGTCTTCAAAAAAAGTAAGTTAATAATAAGCAACTTTTTATGTTCAAAAAAAAGAGTCCAGATAAGGTAAACCTTATCTGGACTCTTTTAATTTCCATTTATTATATTGTTAAGCTATCCTTATTGCTCAAAGTGCTCGATGTAGCGGATTTTAATATTTTATGATGGTAAATATAAGAGCCGGCTATCAATATATATCCGATAATGAAAAGCAGCCATCCACTGGCAGGGTCGCCCACTGATATGCTTGAATACATAGCACCCGTCAAATCAAATACAAAACCTGCATAAGCCCATTCCTTAATTCTCGGAAAACCTGGAATGAGTATTGCCACGACACCTAATAATTTGGCTATTCCAATAAAGGGTAGGAGGTAGGTAGGATAACCTAAATGATTAAATAAAGCGACTGCATCGGGAACAGACATTATATCTGGAATAGAACCCAAAACCATTAGTGCCAGCAAAAGCCCTGTGAAAATCCAATATATAATTTTTACTTTTTTCATATTCTCATTCCCTCCCTTAGATTGACATTTTAATCATATTCCACTTTCCTTTTTTTAATGCACTCTATATTATTGAACTTCAACAGTCGCAGCGCGATTCTTTAATAAGAATCGCGCCACGAATGTAGGCAAACTCGAAGAAAAGCAAGTTTGCCTGCGGTTTTTTCTTAAAAAATATTCAGATGATTTCAGAAATCCGCTCCCTTTCCAATGCCAAAAGCAGTGGTGGTACTTCTTATTTATCTGGAAGAAATTATATTCCCTCTTAGGTTTTAGACGGATATAGAGAACGGAGAAACTATGTCTTGAGCCAAACGATTTACAACAAATTGTCTTGCCTTAGAACCTAACTCATTTAATACAATGATCCTTTCATAGAAATAGGGACGAAAACAAACAAGAGAGGTCTTACTCTAGGTAGAGAATGTCCTCTCTTGTTACCTTAGGAAAGATATTCAGACATCTATCATCAATACTCTGATATAAATTAGCTTGTAGAAACATTTAAAAAATGTTCGATCACAATTGAAACAGCTCCTAATGCAGGTGCATTTCTTCCTAATGAAGAGGGCAATAGTTCACACGTACTTTCTAAATGAGAATATACCCTAGAAGAAACCTCATTCTTAATGGTATTTAACACAATCGGGTGAGATTCGATAATGTTATTCCTCAGAATAATAGCCTGTGCGTCAAATGTATTGAGAATATTAGTTAAGCCAATACTGACGTAGAAGCCAAAGTTCTGGAGTGCATTTAAGACTGCTACATCATTTTTATTTGCACGTTCAACAATTTCTTTTCGTAACATGTTCTTTTCGTCTTTAGAAAAAGAATCCAGTAATGCTTTTTCTGAAGCATATAATTCCCAGCAGCCTCGGTTCCCACAGCTGCATTTGGGACCGTTAAAATCTATCGTCATATGACCCATTTCTCCTGAAAAGCCATTTACTCCTTTGTATAATTCATTATTAATAATAATCCCGACTCCAATTCCCACGTTAATACTAATGTAAATGATGTTTTCATAGTTTTTAGTAACCCCAAATACTTTTTCACCGCATGCGCCTGCATTAGCCTCATTTTCAACAAAAACAGGTACATTGAACTCGCTTTCAATTATGAGTTGCAAATCT
The DNA window shown above is from Peribacillus sp. FSL P2-0133 and carries:
- a CDS encoding processed acidic surface protein; the encoded protein is MKKLWTILLSFTLLISLFPQLALAAPSKNFDQELTKYLKEVSLVRGFEVTKDDIETSLSYYDESIENFESIGDLKDALGEVIKADLSNLDAIYEDYNLTNESLIKLLHENGEELNDYIFIWDLDEAVYFYAEEGDFERDPNFDKEFVNYLAKVSKIRGFEVTKEDIEASLELYDFSTEEFESVDELSEFLGDVIKADLSNLDYFNENYGLDKQASLQLLEENGEDINDYIYIDNLEETVWNLTGGGMDGEVVEDLLPIFEEDLGLTEEELQRLEDHLMSLEEHLSNPETVKRLEELGNRMMAFEEFDVATELTAEQIAEMASIYEELLSIFKLNVSYSLVKSGSESPVSLLDLMKLEELKGANLKISIYSTDGKFLADLLITGEMVDSDTLTNAGGQIKESAKEVQKTIEKAPVAKPVKQKISTHTKSEHQTVKGAKLPNTASDYIPNALLGLCIVLLGSLMYRKIRKA
- a CDS encoding class D sortase; this translates as MKQLKKRRLLLLSCTIAIILFGVWFSTSNMYKFAKGYFLYKTHTPSSQVNETVQKPPSSEPISKKTTKKELYPVRPKTGEEIGQLYIPKLKAKLPIFHGTNEDELEKGVGHFAGSVLPGENDNSVLSGHRDTVFRKLGQVGEGDLLIVRTSAGEFTYKVNKVRIVDEDDRTVIVPKPRATLTVSTCYPFDYIGAAPERYILVAYLSSKKVS
- a CDS encoding DoxX family protein; the encoded protein is MKKVKIIYWIFTGLLLALMVLGSIPDIMSVPDAVALFNHLGYPTYLLPFIGIAKLLGVVAILIPGFPRIKEWAYAGFVFDLTGAMYSSISVGDPASGWLLFIIGYILIAGSYIYHHKILKSATSSTLSNKDSLTI
- a CDS encoding xylose repressor, yielding MPIADQALVKKMNQKLILNEILKNSPISRATLSEITGLNKSTVSSQVNTLLEKDFIFEIGAGQSRGGRRPVMLVFNKNAGYSIGIDIGVDYLNGILTDLEGNVILEKASDLSSPSAGEVKEILFALIHDFIIHMPDSPYGLVGIGICVPGFVDSNQKIFFMPNLEWYIEDLQLIIESEFNVPVFVENEANAGACGEKVFGVTKNYENIIYISINVGIGVGIIINNELYKGVNGFSGEMGHMTIDFNGPKCSCGNRGCWELYASEKALLDSFSKDEKNMLRKEIVERANKNDVAVLNALQNFGFYVSIGLTNILNTFDAQAIILRNNIIESHPIVLNTIKNEVSSRVYSHLESTCELLPSSLGRNAPALGAVSIVIEHFLNVSTS